A single region of the Labrus bergylta chromosome 10, fLabBer1.1, whole genome shotgun sequence genome encodes:
- the gbf1 gene encoding Golgi-specific brefeldin A-resistance guanine nucleotide exchange factor 1 isoform X1, translating to MVDKNIYIVQGEIGTVVGAIKRNSRWNSHTPLDEEQDPLLNSFGHLKEILNNIKELSDVEPNIFLRPFLEVVRSEDTTGPITGLALTSVNKFLSYGLIDADHEAAAEAIENMADAVTHARFVGTDPASDEVVLMKILQVLRTLLLTPVGAHLTNESVCEIMQSCFRICFEMRLSELLRKSAEHTLVDMVQLLFSRLPQFKEEAKSYVGANMKKLKMRAGGMSESSKWKKQKRSPRPPRHMVRSSSGQMDPAQSSTLSNNNISGGVPFIEPGLSASSLPASDSAASSISSPTTTDSGLDTCSKATSREDLSDLENCSSSVTTPSAASTLAGVELGSPDAQSEGRPVGTAHSASVESIPEVLEDKDSITEQSDSVSVHDIDYVNPRGVRFTQSTQRDGASIVPYGLPCLRELFRFLISLTSPHDRHNTDAMMHMGLQLLTVALESGHLANYQSLLGLVKDELCRHLFQLLSVDRMNLYAASIRVCFLLFESMRLHLKFQLEMYLKKLMDIITSENIKMPYEMKEMALEALVQLWRIPSFVTELYINYDCDFYCSNMFEDLTKLLSKNAFPVSGQLYTTHLLSLEALLTVIDSTEAHCQAKVVNNTAQQDQSESMLAEGEGSTKNGTDTSNDLNRVSSTNGLPPSKTAAVCPPTSGHLMAEKMRLGRQDQGDNETAEKRAPKKPHRFSSCSPDSQELLDIRTKKKLLITGTEQFNQKPKKGIQFLQEKGLLNDPLDNNQVAQWLRENPRLDKKMIGEYVSDRKNMELLDSFVNTFTFQGLRIDEALRLYLEAFRLPGEAPVIQRLLETFTDNWHKVNGSPFMTNDAGFALAYAVIMLNTDQHNHNVRKQNIPMTIEQFKKNLKGVNGNKDFDQDMLEDIYVAIKGDEIVMPDEQSGLVKENYVWSVLLHRGATSEGVFLRQPPGSYDHDLFTMTWGPTIAALSYVFDKSMDDTILQKAITGFRKCAMIAAHYGFSDVFDNLIISLCKFTTLSSESVENLPTVFGSNGKAQTAAKTVFDLAHRHGNILREGWKNIMDSMLQLFRAELLPKAMVEVEDFVEPNGKISLQREETPSNRGESAVLSFVNWLTLSGAEQSGLRGPSTENQEAKQAAILCIKQCDPEKLITESKFLQLESLQELMKALISVTPDEETYDEEDAAFCLEMLLRIVLENRDRVSCVWQTVRDRLCHLCVHAHESCFLVERAVVGLLRLAIRLLRREDISSQVLLSLRHLLMMKPHVLSRVTREVAFGLHELLKTNAANIHCTDDWYTLFSLLECIGAGVKPHASFQLASTTTDNDTGAQSDSELQSHHPSEAVLDRGYTSDSEVYTDHSKARIPRSITDVDVASSGWLVVGKDDLETSKIPTVGSKAQLNHPLVNQYSLTLGQDLGQHDTKSLIKCVETLSFIVRDAAHVTPDNFELCVRAIRVFVEASLNGGYRNHDKKKSHKYDSSKSRMRRKAGGREKEGAGSTRRGGGRVSSQRPSRSHSDDEEDEGVPASYHTVSLQVSQDLLDLMHTLHTRAASIYSSWAEEQRHLEAAGKKIEADSQTLWTSCWCPLLQGIAWLCCDARRQVRMQALTYLQRALLVHDLQTLDATEWESCFNKVLFPLLTKLLDNISPADVGGMEETRMRACTLLSKVFLQHLSPLLSLPTFAALWLTILDFMDKYMHAGSSDLLLEAIPESLKNMLLVMDTAGIFHSADSRTGYSDLWEITWERIVCFLPHLREELFKQTVIPEPSPPAEPVQPTTPAGRPPSPQVSQPPAQPPSPVPVAPAETKTPSRPASPQEPQSASANASDRSSPVPPSVSPMPVPLTTSPAQVSSPLSQSPLILQPLASPLQVGVPPMSLPIILNPALIEATSPVPLLSGPRPTSPSDEVK from the exons aATTATCAGATGTTGAACCCAATATTTTCCTGAGGCCCTTCCTAGAAGTGGTCCGCTCTGAAGACACAACTGGACCAATAACAGGCCTTGCCCTTACCTCCGTCAACAAGTTCCTCTCCTATGGCCTTATAG ATGCTGACCATGAAGCGGCAGCAGAGGCCATTGAGAACATGGCAGATGCAGTCACACATGCTCGATTTGTGGGAACAGACCCTGCCAGCGATGAAGTCGTGCTTATGAAAATTCTACAG GTCCTAAGGACTCTACTGCTGACGCCAGTCGGAGCCCATCTGACCAACGAATCTGTTTGTGAGATCATGCAGTCCTGCTTCAGGATCTGCTTTGAGATGCGCCTTAGTG AGCTCCTCAGGAAATCTGCTGAACATACACTTGTTGACATGGTGCAGCTACTATTCTCCAG ACTACCACAGTTCAAAGAGGAGGCCAAGAGTTACGTGGGTGCCAACATGAAGAAG TTAAAGATGCGTGCTGGTGGGATGAGTGAGTCATCCAAATGGAAAAAGCAGAAACGCTCACCAAGGCCACCTCGCCACATGGTCAGAAGTTCTTCCGGTCAGATGGACCCAGCGCAGTCCAGCACCCTCagtaacaacaacatttcag GTGGCGTCCCCTTTATTGAGCCAGGCTTGTCCGCCTCTAGCCTGCCAGCTTCGGACAGTGCTGCTTCGTCCATTTCCAGCCCTACAACCACAGACAGCGGCCTGGACACCTGTTCCAAGGCCACCTCCAGAGAAGACTTGTCTGACTTAGAAAACTGTAGCTCATCTGTGACCACGCCTAGCGCTGCTTCTACACTAGCTGGAGTAGAGCTGGGCTCTCCAGATGCACAG TCTGAAGGCAGGCCGGTTGGGACAGCTCACTCAGCCTCAGTGGAGTCCATCCCAGAGGTTCTGGAGGACAAAGACTCCATCACAGAGCAGTCAGACAGCGTGTCTGTCCACGACATTGACTACGTCAACCCCAGAGGTGTCCGATTCACACAGTCCACACAAAGAGACG GAGCTTCCATCGTTCCTTATGGCCTGCCATGTCTAAGGGAACTTTTTCGCTTCCTGATCTCCCTGACCAGCCCCCATGACCGCCACAACACTGACGCCATGATGCACATGGGCCTGCAGCTGCTGACCGTAGCACTTGAATCAGGACACCTTGCTAATTACCAGTCTTTACTGGGACTGGTGAAAGATGAGCTCTGCAGACATCTCTTCCAG ttgctgAGTGTGGACCGTATGAACCTGTATGCTGCTTCCATACGAGTTTGCTTCTTGCTTTTTGAAAGTATGAGATTACATCTAAAGTTTCAGCTCGAG ATGTACCTGAAGAAACTGATGGACATCATCACCTCAGAGAACATTAAGATGCCCTATGAGATGAAGGAGATGGCTCTGGAGGCTCTGGTCCAGCTGTGGAGGATCCCCAGCTTCGtcactgagctctacatcaaCTATGACTGTGACTTTTACTGCTCCAATATGTTTGAGGATCTCACCAAGCTGCTGTCCAAG AATGCTTTTCCAGTATCAGGACAGCTGTACACCACACACCTCCTTTCACTGGAGGCTCTGCTCACCGTCATTGACAGCACTGAAGCCCACTGCCAGGCCAAGGTTGTCAACAACACAGCTCAACAGGACCAGTCAGAAAGCATGCTGGCAGAAGGAGAAGGTTCAACCAAAAACGGAACAGACACTTCAAATG ATCTTAatagagtgagcagcaccaatgGTCTTCCACCATCTAAGACTGCAGCAGTGTGTCCACCGACCAGTGGACATCTAATGGCAGAGAAGATGAGACTGGGAAGACAGGATCAAGGAGACAATGAAACTG CTGAGAAGAGAGCCCCGAAAAAGCCTCATCGTTTTTCATCATGCTCACCCGATTCCCAGGAATTGCTGGACattagaacaaagaaaaag CTGCTGATCACAGGCACAGAGCAGTTTAACCAGAAGCCAAAGAAGGGGATTCAGTTCCTGCAGGAGAAAGGCCTCCTCAATGACCCTCTTGACAACAACCAGGTGGCCCAATGGCTCAGAGAAAACCCCCGACTGGACAAAAAGATGATCGGGGAGTATGTCAGCGATCGCAAGAACATGGAGCTCCTAGACAGCTTTGTAAA CACATTCACCTTCCAGGGGCTTCGTATTGATGAGGCCCTGCGGCTCTACTTGGAGGCCTTCAGACTTCCTGGAGAGGCTCCTGTCATCCAGAGACTCCTGGAAACCTTCACAGACAACTGGCAT aaagTGAACGGCTCTCCTTTCATGACCAACGATGCAGGGTTTGCCTTGGCCTACGCTGTGATAATGCTGAACACTGATCAGCACAACCACAATGTTCGCAAGCAGAACATACCCATGACCATAGAG caATTCAAGAAAAATCTGAAGGGAGTGAATGGAAACAAAGACTTTGACCAGGACATGTTGGAGGACATCTACGTTGCTATCAA GGGTGATGAGATTGTGATGCCAGATGAGCAGAGTGGGTTGGTGAAGGAGAACTACGTGTGGAGTGTGTTGCTACACCGTGGAGCTACATCTGAGGGTGTTTTCCTTCGCCAGCCACCTGGCAGCTATGACCATGACCTGTTCACCATGACCTGGGGTCCCACCATCGCTGCCCTCTCTTATGTCTTTGATAAGAGTATGGATGACACCATCCTCCAGAAGGCAATCACTGGCTTCAG gaAATGTGCAATGATAGCAGCTCACTATGGCTTCAGTGATGTTTTTGACAATTTGATCATCTCCCTCTGCAAGTTTACCACTCTGAGCAGTGAG TCCGTAGAAAACCTCCCTACAGTATTTGGCAGCAACGGTAAGGCACAGACAGCAGCCAAGACCGTGTTTGACCTCGCCCATCGGCACGGCAACATCCTGAGGGAGGGCTGGAAGAACATCATGGACTCAATGCTGCAACTGTTTAGAGCCGAGCTGCTCCCCAAAGCCATGGTCGAG GTTGAGGACTTTGTGGAACCAAATGGAAAAATTTCACTTCAAAGAGAGGAAACACCTTCAAATCG CGGCGAGTCAGCCGTGCTGAGTTTTGTCAACTGGTTGACGTTGAGCGGAGCCGagcagtcaggactcagaggaCCGTCCACAGAAAACCAGGAGGCCAAGCAGGCTGCCATCCTTTGtataaag cAATGTGACCCAGAAAAGCTGATCACAGAGAGTAAATTCCTGCAGCTGGAGTCTCTTCAGGAGTTAATGAAG GCTCTGATATCAGTCACCCCAGATGAAGAGACGTATGATGAAGAGGATGCTGCCTTCTGCTTGGAGATGTTGCTGCGTATCGTTCTGGAGAATCG agacCGTGTGTCATGTGTGTGGCAGACGGTACGTGACCGTCTCTGTCACCTCTGTGTTCACGCACATGAGAGCTGCTTCCTTGTAGAGAGGGCTGTGGTGGGGCTTCTACGACTCGCAATCCGTCTGTTGAGACGGGAGGACATAAGctctcag GTTCTCCTCTCTTTGCGGCACCTGCTGATGATGAAGCCTCACGTCTTGTCCCGGGTCACCAGGGAGGTGGCGTTCGGCCTCCACGAGCTGCTGAAGACAAACGCAGCCAACATCCACTGTACAGACGACTGGTACACGCTCTTCTCTCTGCTGGAGTGCATCGGAGCGGGAGTGAAACCTCACGCCTCTTTTCAGCTCGCCTCCACCACCACTGACAACGATACAG GCGCTCAGTCAGATAGCGAGCTGCAGTCTCATCATCCAAGTGAAGCAGTTTTAGACCGTGGCTACACTTCTGACTCCGAGGTCTACACCGATCACAGCAAGGCCAGGATCCCTCGCTCCATTACGGACGTGGATGTAGCCAGCAGTGGATGGCTCGTG GTTGGCAAAGATGACCTGGAAACCAGTAAGATCCCAACAGTGGGCTCTAAAGCTCAGCTGAACCACCCACTGGTAAACCAATACAGTCTGACTCTGGGTCAGGACCTGGGCCAGCACGACACCAAGTCTCTCATCAAGTGTGTGGAAACACTGTCTTTCATCGTCCGTGATGCCGCCCACGTCACGCCTGACAACTTTGAGCTGTGTGTTCGAGCCATACGAGTGTTTGTGGAGGCCAGCCTCAACGGAG GTTATCGCAACCACGACAAGAAAAAGAGCCACAAATACGACTCCTCCAAGTCCCGGATGAGGAGGAAGGCAGGGGGAAGGGAGAAAGAGGGTGCAGGCAGCACCAGACGAGGTGGCGGCCGGGTATCCAGCCAGCGTCCATCACGCTCCCATAGCGACGATGAAGAGGACGAGGGTGTCCCTGCCAGCTACCACACAGTGTCATTACAGGTTAGTCAGGAT CTGTTAGACCTGATGCACACACTACACACCCGGGCTGCCAGCATCTACAGCTCTTGGGCAGAGGAGCAGCGCCATCTAGAGGCTGCAGGAAAGAAGATCGAGGCCGACTCCCAGACCCTGTGGACCAGCTGCTGGTGCCCGCTTCTGCAAG GCATTGCTTGGCTGTGCTGTGATGCCAGACGACAAGTTCGTATGCAGGCCCTAACCTACCTCCAGAGGGCGCTGCTGGTCCACGATCTGCAGACACTTGACGCAACCGAGTGGGAATCGTGCTTCAACAAg gtGCTTTTCCCTCTGTTGACTAAGCTGCTAGACAACATCAGCCCAGCAGATGTGGGCGGTATGGAGGAGACCAGAATGAGAGCCTGCACACTCCTGTCAAAG GTTTTCCTCCAGcacctctctcctctgctgtctctaCCCACCTTCGCTGCCCTCTGGCTTACCATTCTGGATTTCATGGACAAGTACATGCACGCAGGATCCAGTGACCTACTG ttggaGGCAATCCCAGAGTCTCTGAAGAACATGCTGCTGGTGATGGACACTGCAGGGATCTTCCACAGCGCCGACTCCAGGACGGGATATTCAGACCTCTGGGAAATAACGTGGGAACGAATCGTCTGCTTCCTGCCTCACCTGAGGGAGGAGCTCTTCAAACAGACAGTCATACCAG AACCCAGTCCTCCAGCTGAGCCCGTACAGCCTACAACCCCAGCAGGCCGGCCTCCATCCCCTCAGGTGTCACAACCACCTGCACAGCCACCCTCTCCAGTCCCAGTAGCCCCTGCAGAGACAAAGACCCCCAGCAGGCCAGCGTCCCCACAGGAGCCCCAATCAGCCAGTGCCAACG CATCAGACCGATcgtctccagtccctccctcagTGTCCCCCATGCCGGTGCCGTTAACAACGTCCCCTGCCCAAGTTTCTTCACCCCTGAGCCAATCCCCCCTCATCCTGCAGCCACTCGCCTCTCCACTGCAGGTGGGAGTCCCACCCATGTCCCTGCCAATCATTCTGAACCCCGCCCTCATTGAGGCCACGTCCCCTGTACCGCTTCTGTCAGGTCCCCGACCTACAAGTCCGTCTGACGAGGTCAAGTAA
- the gbf1 gene encoding Golgi-specific brefeldin A-resistance guanine nucleotide exchange factor 1 isoform X2 has protein sequence MVDKNIYIVQGEIGTVVGAIKRNSRWNSHTPLDEEQDPLLNSFGHLKEILNNIKELSDVEPNIFLRPFLEVVRSEDTTGPITGLALTSVNKFLSYGLIDADHEAAAEAIENMADAVTHARFVGTDPASDEVVLMKILQVLRTLLLTPVGAHLTNESVCEIMQSCFRICFEMRLSELLRKSAEHTLVDMVQLLFSRLPQFKEEAKSYVGANMKKLKMRAGGMSESSKWKKQKRSPRPPRHMVRSSSGQMDPAQSSTLSNNNISGGVPFIEPGLSASSLPASDSAASSISSPTTTDSGLDTCSKATSREDLSDLENCSSSVTTPSAASTLAGVELGSPDAQSEGRPVGTAHSASVESIPEVLEDKDSITEQSDSVSVHDIDYVNPRGVRFTQSTQRDGASIVPYGLPCLRELFRFLISLTSPHDRHNTDAMMHMGLQLLTVALESGHLANYQSLLGLVKDELCRHLFQLLSVDRMNLYAASIRVCFLLFESMRLHLKFQLEMYLKKLMDIITSENIKMPYEMKEMALEALVQLWRIPSFVTELYINYDCDFYCSNMFEDLTKLLSKNAFPVSGQLYTTHLLSLEALLTVIDSTEAHCQAKVVNNTAQQDQSESMLAEGEGSTKNGTDTSNDLNRVSSTNGLPPSKTAAVCPPTSGHLMAEKMRLGRQDQGDNETAEKRAPKKPHRFSSCSPDSQELLDIRTKKKLLITGTEQFNQKPKKGIQFLQEKGLLNDPLDNNQVAQWLRENPRLDKKMIGEYVSDRKNMELLDSFVNTFTFQGLRIDEALRLYLEAFRLPGEAPVIQRLLETFTDNWHKVNGSPFMTNDAGFALAYAVIMLNTDQHNHNVRKQNIPMTIEQFKKNLKGVNGNKDFDQDMLEDIYVAIKGDEIVMPDEQSGLVKENYVWSVLLHRGATSEGVFLRQPPGSYDHDLFTMTWGPTIAALSYVFDKSMDDTILQKAITGFRKCAMIAAHYGFSDVFDNLIISLCKFTTLSSESVENLPTVFGSNGKAQTAAKTVFDLAHRHGNILREGWKNIMDSMLQLFRAELLPKAMVEVEDFVEPNGKISLQREETPSNRGESAVLSFVNWLTLSGAEQSGLRGPSTENQEAKQAAILCIKQCDPEKLITESKFLQLESLQELMKALISVTPDEETYDEEDAAFCLEMLLRIVLENRDRVSCVWQTVRDRLCHLCVHAHESCFLVERAVVGLLRLAIRLLRREDISSQVLLSLRHLLMMKPHVLSRVTREVAFGLHELLKTNAANIHCTDDWYTLFSLLECIGAGVKPHASFQLASTTTDNDTGAQSDSELQSHHPSEAVLDRGYTSDSEVYTDHSKARIPRSITDVDVASSGWLVVGKDDLETSKIPTVGSKAQLNHPLVNQYSLTLGQDLGQHDTKSLIKCVETLSFIVRDAAHVTPDNFELCVRAIRVFVEASLNGGYRNHDKKKSHKYDSSKSRMRRKAGGREKEGAGSTRRGGGRVSSQRPSRSHSDDEEDEGVPASYHTVSLQLLDLMHTLHTRAASIYSSWAEEQRHLEAAGKKIEADSQTLWTSCWCPLLQGIAWLCCDARRQVRMQALTYLQRALLVHDLQTLDATEWESCFNKVLFPLLTKLLDNISPADVGGMEETRMRACTLLSKVFLQHLSPLLSLPTFAALWLTILDFMDKYMHAGSSDLLLEAIPESLKNMLLVMDTAGIFHSADSRTGYSDLWEITWERIVCFLPHLREELFKQTVIPEPSPPAEPVQPTTPAGRPPSPQVSQPPAQPPSPVPVAPAETKTPSRPASPQEPQSASANASDRSSPVPPSVSPMPVPLTTSPAQVSSPLSQSPLILQPLASPLQVGVPPMSLPIILNPALIEATSPVPLLSGPRPTSPSDEVK, from the exons aATTATCAGATGTTGAACCCAATATTTTCCTGAGGCCCTTCCTAGAAGTGGTCCGCTCTGAAGACACAACTGGACCAATAACAGGCCTTGCCCTTACCTCCGTCAACAAGTTCCTCTCCTATGGCCTTATAG ATGCTGACCATGAAGCGGCAGCAGAGGCCATTGAGAACATGGCAGATGCAGTCACACATGCTCGATTTGTGGGAACAGACCCTGCCAGCGATGAAGTCGTGCTTATGAAAATTCTACAG GTCCTAAGGACTCTACTGCTGACGCCAGTCGGAGCCCATCTGACCAACGAATCTGTTTGTGAGATCATGCAGTCCTGCTTCAGGATCTGCTTTGAGATGCGCCTTAGTG AGCTCCTCAGGAAATCTGCTGAACATACACTTGTTGACATGGTGCAGCTACTATTCTCCAG ACTACCACAGTTCAAAGAGGAGGCCAAGAGTTACGTGGGTGCCAACATGAAGAAG TTAAAGATGCGTGCTGGTGGGATGAGTGAGTCATCCAAATGGAAAAAGCAGAAACGCTCACCAAGGCCACCTCGCCACATGGTCAGAAGTTCTTCCGGTCAGATGGACCCAGCGCAGTCCAGCACCCTCagtaacaacaacatttcag GTGGCGTCCCCTTTATTGAGCCAGGCTTGTCCGCCTCTAGCCTGCCAGCTTCGGACAGTGCTGCTTCGTCCATTTCCAGCCCTACAACCACAGACAGCGGCCTGGACACCTGTTCCAAGGCCACCTCCAGAGAAGACTTGTCTGACTTAGAAAACTGTAGCTCATCTGTGACCACGCCTAGCGCTGCTTCTACACTAGCTGGAGTAGAGCTGGGCTCTCCAGATGCACAG TCTGAAGGCAGGCCGGTTGGGACAGCTCACTCAGCCTCAGTGGAGTCCATCCCAGAGGTTCTGGAGGACAAAGACTCCATCACAGAGCAGTCAGACAGCGTGTCTGTCCACGACATTGACTACGTCAACCCCAGAGGTGTCCGATTCACACAGTCCACACAAAGAGACG GAGCTTCCATCGTTCCTTATGGCCTGCCATGTCTAAGGGAACTTTTTCGCTTCCTGATCTCCCTGACCAGCCCCCATGACCGCCACAACACTGACGCCATGATGCACATGGGCCTGCAGCTGCTGACCGTAGCACTTGAATCAGGACACCTTGCTAATTACCAGTCTTTACTGGGACTGGTGAAAGATGAGCTCTGCAGACATCTCTTCCAG ttgctgAGTGTGGACCGTATGAACCTGTATGCTGCTTCCATACGAGTTTGCTTCTTGCTTTTTGAAAGTATGAGATTACATCTAAAGTTTCAGCTCGAG ATGTACCTGAAGAAACTGATGGACATCATCACCTCAGAGAACATTAAGATGCCCTATGAGATGAAGGAGATGGCTCTGGAGGCTCTGGTCCAGCTGTGGAGGATCCCCAGCTTCGtcactgagctctacatcaaCTATGACTGTGACTTTTACTGCTCCAATATGTTTGAGGATCTCACCAAGCTGCTGTCCAAG AATGCTTTTCCAGTATCAGGACAGCTGTACACCACACACCTCCTTTCACTGGAGGCTCTGCTCACCGTCATTGACAGCACTGAAGCCCACTGCCAGGCCAAGGTTGTCAACAACACAGCTCAACAGGACCAGTCAGAAAGCATGCTGGCAGAAGGAGAAGGTTCAACCAAAAACGGAACAGACACTTCAAATG ATCTTAatagagtgagcagcaccaatgGTCTTCCACCATCTAAGACTGCAGCAGTGTGTCCACCGACCAGTGGACATCTAATGGCAGAGAAGATGAGACTGGGAAGACAGGATCAAGGAGACAATGAAACTG CTGAGAAGAGAGCCCCGAAAAAGCCTCATCGTTTTTCATCATGCTCACCCGATTCCCAGGAATTGCTGGACattagaacaaagaaaaag CTGCTGATCACAGGCACAGAGCAGTTTAACCAGAAGCCAAAGAAGGGGATTCAGTTCCTGCAGGAGAAAGGCCTCCTCAATGACCCTCTTGACAACAACCAGGTGGCCCAATGGCTCAGAGAAAACCCCCGACTGGACAAAAAGATGATCGGGGAGTATGTCAGCGATCGCAAGAACATGGAGCTCCTAGACAGCTTTGTAAA CACATTCACCTTCCAGGGGCTTCGTATTGATGAGGCCCTGCGGCTCTACTTGGAGGCCTTCAGACTTCCTGGAGAGGCTCCTGTCATCCAGAGACTCCTGGAAACCTTCACAGACAACTGGCAT aaagTGAACGGCTCTCCTTTCATGACCAACGATGCAGGGTTTGCCTTGGCCTACGCTGTGATAATGCTGAACACTGATCAGCACAACCACAATGTTCGCAAGCAGAACATACCCATGACCATAGAG caATTCAAGAAAAATCTGAAGGGAGTGAATGGAAACAAAGACTTTGACCAGGACATGTTGGAGGACATCTACGTTGCTATCAA GGGTGATGAGATTGTGATGCCAGATGAGCAGAGTGGGTTGGTGAAGGAGAACTACGTGTGGAGTGTGTTGCTACACCGTGGAGCTACATCTGAGGGTGTTTTCCTTCGCCAGCCACCTGGCAGCTATGACCATGACCTGTTCACCATGACCTGGGGTCCCACCATCGCTGCCCTCTCTTATGTCTTTGATAAGAGTATGGATGACACCATCCTCCAGAAGGCAATCACTGGCTTCAG gaAATGTGCAATGATAGCAGCTCACTATGGCTTCAGTGATGTTTTTGACAATTTGATCATCTCCCTCTGCAAGTTTACCACTCTGAGCAGTGAG TCCGTAGAAAACCTCCCTACAGTATTTGGCAGCAACGGTAAGGCACAGACAGCAGCCAAGACCGTGTTTGACCTCGCCCATCGGCACGGCAACATCCTGAGGGAGGGCTGGAAGAACATCATGGACTCAATGCTGCAACTGTTTAGAGCCGAGCTGCTCCCCAAAGCCATGGTCGAG GTTGAGGACTTTGTGGAACCAAATGGAAAAATTTCACTTCAAAGAGAGGAAACACCTTCAAATCG CGGCGAGTCAGCCGTGCTGAGTTTTGTCAACTGGTTGACGTTGAGCGGAGCCGagcagtcaggactcagaggaCCGTCCACAGAAAACCAGGAGGCCAAGCAGGCTGCCATCCTTTGtataaag cAATGTGACCCAGAAAAGCTGATCACAGAGAGTAAATTCCTGCAGCTGGAGTCTCTTCAGGAGTTAATGAAG GCTCTGATATCAGTCACCCCAGATGAAGAGACGTATGATGAAGAGGATGCTGCCTTCTGCTTGGAGATGTTGCTGCGTATCGTTCTGGAGAATCG agacCGTGTGTCATGTGTGTGGCAGACGGTACGTGACCGTCTCTGTCACCTCTGTGTTCACGCACATGAGAGCTGCTTCCTTGTAGAGAGGGCTGTGGTGGGGCTTCTACGACTCGCAATCCGTCTGTTGAGACGGGAGGACATAAGctctcag GTTCTCCTCTCTTTGCGGCACCTGCTGATGATGAAGCCTCACGTCTTGTCCCGGGTCACCAGGGAGGTGGCGTTCGGCCTCCACGAGCTGCTGAAGACAAACGCAGCCAACATCCACTGTACAGACGACTGGTACACGCTCTTCTCTCTGCTGGAGTGCATCGGAGCGGGAGTGAAACCTCACGCCTCTTTTCAGCTCGCCTCCACCACCACTGACAACGATACAG GCGCTCAGTCAGATAGCGAGCTGCAGTCTCATCATCCAAGTGAAGCAGTTTTAGACCGTGGCTACACTTCTGACTCCGAGGTCTACACCGATCACAGCAAGGCCAGGATCCCTCGCTCCATTACGGACGTGGATGTAGCCAGCAGTGGATGGCTCGTG GTTGGCAAAGATGACCTGGAAACCAGTAAGATCCCAACAGTGGGCTCTAAAGCTCAGCTGAACCACCCACTGGTAAACCAATACAGTCTGACTCTGGGTCAGGACCTGGGCCAGCACGACACCAAGTCTCTCATCAAGTGTGTGGAAACACTGTCTTTCATCGTCCGTGATGCCGCCCACGTCACGCCTGACAACTTTGAGCTGTGTGTTCGAGCCATACGAGTGTTTGTGGAGGCCAGCCTCAACGGAG GTTATCGCAACCACGACAAGAAAAAGAGCCACAAATACGACTCCTCCAAGTCCCGGATGAGGAGGAAGGCAGGGGGAAGGGAGAAAGAGGGTGCAGGCAGCACCAGACGAGGTGGCGGCCGGGTATCCAGCCAGCGTCCATCACGCTCCCATAGCGACGATGAAGAGGACGAGGGTGTCCCTGCCAGCTACCACACAGTGTCATTACAG CTGTTAGACCTGATGCACACACTACACACCCGGGCTGCCAGCATCTACAGCTCTTGGGCAGAGGAGCAGCGCCATCTAGAGGCTGCAGGAAAGAAGATCGAGGCCGACTCCCAGACCCTGTGGACCAGCTGCTGGTGCCCGCTTCTGCAAG GCATTGCTTGGCTGTGCTGTGATGCCAGACGACAAGTTCGTATGCAGGCCCTAACCTACCTCCAGAGGGCGCTGCTGGTCCACGATCTGCAGACACTTGACGCAACCGAGTGGGAATCGTGCTTCAACAAg gtGCTTTTCCCTCTGTTGACTAAGCTGCTAGACAACATCAGCCCAGCAGATGTGGGCGGTATGGAGGAGACCAGAATGAGAGCCTGCACACTCCTGTCAAAG GTTTTCCTCCAGcacctctctcctctgctgtctctaCCCACCTTCGCTGCCCTCTGGCTTACCATTCTGGATTTCATGGACAAGTACATGCACGCAGGATCCAGTGACCTACTG ttggaGGCAATCCCAGAGTCTCTGAAGAACATGCTGCTGGTGATGGACACTGCAGGGATCTTCCACAGCGCCGACTCCAGGACGGGATATTCAGACCTCTGGGAAATAACGTGGGAACGAATCGTCTGCTTCCTGCCTCACCTGAGGGAGGAGCTCTTCAAACAGACAGTCATACCAG AACCCAGTCCTCCAGCTGAGCCCGTACAGCCTACAACCCCAGCAGGCCGGCCTCCATCCCCTCAGGTGTCACAACCACCTGCACAGCCACCCTCTCCAGTCCCAGTAGCCCCTGCAGAGACAAAGACCCCCAGCAGGCCAGCGTCCCCACAGGAGCCCCAATCAGCCAGTGCCAACG CATCAGACCGATcgtctccagtccctccctcagTGTCCCCCATGCCGGTGCCGTTAACAACGTCCCCTGCCCAAGTTTCTTCACCCCTGAGCCAATCCCCCCTCATCCTGCAGCCACTCGCCTCTCCACTGCAGGTGGGAGTCCCACCCATGTCCCTGCCAATCATTCTGAACCCCGCCCTCATTGAGGCCACGTCCCCTGTACCGCTTCTGTCAGGTCCCCGACCTACAAGTCCGTCTGACGAGGTCAAGTAA